The DNA sequence CGGGGCAGCTCGTCCAGCGGGTGCCAGGCGGCCTCCAACACCTCGGCCCCGTCCACCTTCAGCGCGGTGCGCGACGCCGGCACCGTCACCTCGAAGACCACGTCCACCCAGCCCTTGGCGTGCACCACCGCGTTCGGCACCGCCGGCCGGAGCCGGTCGGGGGAGAGCCGGATGCCGGACTCCTCGTGCAGCTCCCGGGCGGCGCCGACCACCGGGGGCTCGCCGCGTTGCAGCAGGCCGGCGGGGAGGCTCCAACTGTGGCCGGGGGGCTGGCGCAGCAGCAGGATCCGCCCCGCGCCGGTGGCCTCCGCGTCCCGGACCAGCGTGACCGCGCCCACGATGTACTTCGGCACGGCCATCCGGACCAGTCGCCGCCGCAGCGGGACCGGCAACCGGTAGAAGAGGCGGTAGCCGAAGGCCCGTCCGGTGGCACGCGCGCGGGGGATCATGCCTTCAGGCTAGTGGCCGGTGGGTCGGCGGGGGCGAACGCCCTTCACTACTGCCGGTGGTCGACCAGGTCGATGAGCTGCTCGACCACCGCGTCCGGCTCGACCGAGCGGTCGAAGACCGCCACCAGCAGCGTCTCCAGGTCGGGGTAGCCCAACTCCTCGGAGAGCCGCAGCAGGGGCAGGTCGCTGGCCAGACCCCGGTCGTGCTTGCGCAACGCCAGGCCGATCGAGGCGCGCCCGAGCCGGACCTTGTCGGCGATCGAGATGCCCGGCTCGGTGTGCTCGGCGAACCACCTGTTGATCTGCATCTGGGCGTGCGGGGACTTGACGAAGCCCAGCCACTCCCGGCGCGGCCCGCGCGGGGCCACGTCGACCTCGAAGCCGCTCTCCGCGTCGCTCTCCGTGAAGATCTCCACCACGTCGCCCTCCTCCAGTTCGGAGGAGAGCGGGGCCAGCCGGCCGTTGATCCGGGCGGCGAGGCAGTGGTCGCCGCGCTCGGTGCCCAGCTCGTACGCCAGGTCGACCGGCGTGGCCCCGGCCGGGAGCACCACCTGCCGGCCGTCGGCGACCACCTGGATCTGCGCCTCGGCCAGGTCACAGCGCAGCGACGCCATGAACTGGGTCGGGTCGACCGTGTCCTGCTCCCAGTCGAGCACCCGACGCAGCCAGGCCAGCTCGTCCGCCCGGTCGGCGGCCCGGCCGGCGGCGCGCGGGAAGCGGTAGTGGGCGGCCACGCCGTACTCCGCGGAGCGGTGCATCTCGGTGGTGCGGATCAGCACCTCGACGGTGCGGTCCTGCGGGCCGCAGACGCTGGTGTGCAACGACCGGTAGAGGTTGTTCTTCGGCGAGGCGATGAAGTCCTTGAAGCGGCCCGGAACCGGCCGCCAGAGCCCGTGCACGGCGCCCAGCGCGGCGTAGCAGTCGGTCGCCGGACCGTCCACCACGATGGCGATGCGGGGCAGGTCGTACGGGGCGGTGTGGCCGCCGGCGACGGTGTCCTTCCAGATCGAGTAGAGGTGCCGGGGGCGGGGGGAGACGTCGGCGTCCACCCGGCTGCGGCGCAGTGCCGCCCGGGTGCGGGCCACCACGTCGGCCAGGTAGGCGTGCCAGCCGGGCCGGTCGTGCACGAACCGGGCGATCCGCGCGTGCTCCTCGGGCCGCAGGTGCAACAGCACCACGTCGTCCAGCTCGCGTTTGAGGGTCTGGATGCCCAGCCGGTCGCAGAGCGGGACCAGCACCTCGAGGGTCTTGCGGGCGATCCGCTCCCGGGAGGCGGCGGAGCGGACGCCGAGCGTCCGCATGTTGTGCAGCCGGTCGGCCAGCTTGATGACCAGCACCCGGACGTCCTTGCCGGCCGAGACGATCATCTTGCGGACGGTCTCCGCCTCGGCGGCCTTGCCGTAGAACGCCTTGTCGAACTTGGTCACGCCGTCGACCAGGTGGGCCACCTCGCGGCCGAAGTCCTCCTGGAGCGCCTGGAGCGTGTAGCGGGTGTCCTCCACCGTGTCGTGCAGCAACGCCGCGACCAGCGTGGTCGTGTCCATGCCGAGGTCGGCGCAGATCTGCGCCACCGCGAACGGGTGGGTGATGTAGGGCTCGCCGCTCTTGCGGAACTGGCCGCGGTGCATGTTCTCCGCGATCGTGTAGGCCCGGCGCAGCACCGAAGCGTCGGCGTTGGCGTGGATGCCGCGGTGGGCGCGGACCAGCGTGGTGACCGGGTCGCCGTCGGCGGTGGGCCAGGTGAGCAGCGAGCGCAGCCGGCGGGTGAGCGGCAACTCGCCCTGGGTCGGAAGGGCGCCGCCCAGGGCGGCGCCGGGTCCGGCGTCGACGTCCACCTGGGACACCTCCTCACCCCGGCCTCCGGCCACCGGGACCGGTGACCGGGAGCAGGCCCGCGAATCGGGCAGTGCTGCACTTCTTCAACAGCCTAAGGGAGCCGACGTCGTCCGATCGGACACTTGGTCATGAGCGTTCGGTCGAGAGTTGGGGGGATCCGCCGTTCTCGGCCTTCGCCAGCAGGTCGCGGAAGCGCCCCGCGCCGGCCACCGGCGAGGCCCATCCGGCGGTGGCCTCGACCAGCCGGGTCTCCGGCCGTTCCAACCAGGACAGGATCCGCTCGGTCTCCTCGGCGGTGGCCGCCGGCACCGGGCCGTGCCCGGGCAGCACCGTCTCGGCGGTGGCCCGGATCGCCGCGATGGTCGGTCGTGGGTGGACACCGGGCGGCGACACGCCGGCCCCGGCGAGCCGCCCGTGCCGGACCAGCGCCAGCTCCCAGCCGCCCCGGGCGGCGGGCCGGGCGGCGGCCAGCTCGGCGATGCCGGTCAACGCCGCCAGGCGCTGCATCCGGACCGCCGCCCGCAGCACCGCGGCCAGTCGACCACGGACCACGGCTGCCTCCTCGTAGCGGTGCGCCGCGGCGAGCACCTCGATCCGGGCGAGCAGGGCGTCGACCACCACGGCGGGATCGTCGCGGGTGGCGGTGCGGAACGGGGTGGCGGCGGCGTGTTCGTACTCCTCCGGGGTGATCCGGTGCTCGCAGGGCGCCGGGCAGCGACCCAGCTCGGCCAGCGCGCAGGCCGGCATCGTGGTGCGCCGGGAGAGCCGGTGGGTGCACTGGCGCAGCGGCACCGCGTCGTGGAAGCCGGCGGCGGCCAGCTCCGCGGCCTGCTTGGACCGGAACGGGCCGAGGTAGGCCGTGTCGGTGGGGCCGAGGTCGCGGACGACCGACAACCGGGGGTACGCCTCGTCGGTGAGCTTCAGCCAGACCTGGCGCTCGGGATACTTCGACCGGCGGTTGTACGGCGGGGCGTGCGCGGCGATCAGCCGCAGCTCGCGCACCTCGGCCTCCAGCGAGTGGGCGCACTCGACCGCCTCCACCCGCTCGGCGGCGGCCAGCATCTCGGAGATCCGGGCGCGTTTCTCGCCGGCGGTGAAGTAGCTGCGCACCCGGGTGGCGATGTCGCCGGACGTGCCGACGTAGAGCGGCCGGTCGTCGGCGGCCCGGAAGATGTAGACGCCGGGCACCTTCGGCAGCCCCTCGGCCAGGTGCCGCTTGCGCCGCTGGGTCGGGGTGACCGCCCGGGCGAACTCGATCGCCTCGCCGACCGTGTCGACCCGGTGCCCGCCGAGCCGGCCGATCAGCCCGTGCAGCACGTCGACGGTGGCCTTGGCGTCGTCAAGCGCCCGGTGGGTGGGCTGCGTCGCGGTGCGGAAGTAGCCGGCCAGCGTGCCCAGCTTGCGGTTGGGCACCTCGTCGCGGGTGAGCACCCGCCGGGCCAGCGCGGCGGTGTCCAGCACCCGCGGGTTGGGCCAGCGGTAGCCGTGCTTCGCGCAGGCGGCCTTGAGGAAGCCCACGTCGTAGGGGGCGTTGTGGGCGACCAGCACGGCGTCGGTGAGGAACTCCAGGAAACTCGGCAGCACCTGCTCGATCGGCGGGGCGGGCAGCAGCATCGCCTGGGTGATCCCGGTCAGCACGGTGATGAACGGCGGGATCGGCACGCCCGGGTTGACCAGCGTGGCGAGCACGCCCAGCTCCTCGCCGCCGCGGACCTTCACCGCGCCGATCTCGGTGATCCCGCCGCCGTCCGGCGCGCCGCCGGTGGTCTCCAGGTCGACCACCACGAAGGTGGTCGCGTAGAGCGGCAGCGCGGGGTCGACGCCGCTGCCCGCCGACCGGTCCAGACCGGCCAGCGCCTCCTGGACGTACTCCGTTCCCGTCACCAGCGGGACGGTAACGGCACGGTCCGACACTCGCGTCACTCCGGTCCCGCCGCTACCACGGGGGTACGATGAGAGATCGGCTCACTCACCGGGCGGTGGGCCCGTTCGGGGTGGGAGACTTGCCACATGCCCCTCACCGAGCCGCACGACGACCACTCCTCGGCGGAGGAGCCGGTGGTCGGCGCGCCCGAGGCCGGTGAGGACCCGTCGCTGCCCGAGCCCGAGCCCACGCTCCCCGAGCCGGTCCGACAGCGGATCGTCACGCTGACCGCCGCGGTCCTGCCCGGCCTGCCCGGCGACGAGGTGCCGGTGCCGTTGCGCCGGGTCGCCAAGTTCGCCCCCAACCGCCGCGCCCGGCTCGGCGCTCCGGCGATCGCCGCCCAGCTCACCGCCGACCCGCTGTTCCGGCAGCGGGTCACCGCCCGGGTGCTCGCCGACGCCGGTGATCTCGGCGCGGCGGTGGTGGAGGGCACCGCGCCGGCCGCCGCCGACCCGGTCGAGGTGGCCGCCCTGGCCTACCTGGCCCGGCCCCGGGGCTGGCGGGAGCTGATCGAGGCCAGCGGCGAGGCGGTACGCGCCGAGGCGGACAGCGCGGTCGTGGCCGAGCTGGTCCGGGAGGCCGAGCAGCGGGCCACCCGGGCCGAGCACGACCGGGCGGTGGCCCGGGTCGAGGCCGAGAAGCTCCGCGACGAGCTGGCCCGGGTCCGGGAGGAGCTGGGCCAGCTCCGCGAGGAGGCCCGCCAGTTGGCCCGTACCCTGCGGGAGACCCAGACCCGCGAGCGCCGGGCCGCCGAGCTGCTGGCCACCGAACGGGGCCGGGCGGCCCGCGCGGCGGCCGACGCGGACGCCGAGCTGCGCCGCGCCCGGGCCCGACTGGCCGAGGCGGAGGCCGCCGCCGGGGTGGCCCGGGCCAGCGCCAAGGAGGCCCGCTCCGTCGACGACGCCCGGCTGTGGCTGCTGCTGGAGACGATCGGCCAGGCCGCGGTCGGGCTGCGCCGGGAGTTGGCGCTCGACCCGGTGGACACGCTGCCGGCGGACTTCGTCGCCGACGCGTTCGCCGACCAGCCGGGCGCCGCGCCGGCCGGAGTGGCGACCCGGGCCCGCGACACCGACGACCCGGCCCGCCTCGACCAGCTCCTCGCGCTGCCCCGGGCGCACCTGGTGGTGGACGGCTACAACGTCACCAAGCGCGGCTTCGGTGAGATGTCGCTGGAGCAGCAGCGCAAGCGGCTGATCACCGGGTTGGGCGGGATCGCGGCGCAGACCGGGGACGAGGTCACCGTGGTCTTCGACGGCGCGGAGCGGATCCACGGGCTGCCGCCGTCGCCGCGCGGGGTGCGGGTGCTCTTCTCCCGCAAGGGCGAGACCGCGGACGAGCTGATCCGCCGGCTGGTCCGCGCGGAGCCGGCCGGCCGGCCGGTGGTGGTGGTCTCGTCGGACCGCGAGGTCGCCGACGGGGTACGCCGGCACGGCGCGTACCCGCTCGGCGCCGACTCGCTGCTGCGCCGGCTCGCCCGCTCCTGACCCGCTCGCGCCACTTCGGCGTACTGGTGGCTGGATGATCGTTTTCGGGGTGGGTGCTGCCTCGTTGTCCGGTTCTGTCGTACCCGGCGCATAGCCTTCCGGTGACCGACGGTGGTGGTCCCTTCCCCGACCGCCACCGGCGACCGCGTCAGGAGGCGTTCATGCTCATCGACTGCGACGGCTGCGGCATCCGCGGCGCCGGCTGCTCCGGGTGCCTGGTGACCGCGCTGCTCGACTCCGACTCCCCGGCGGCCGACCTGGGTCCGGCCGAGCACCGGGCGATCGAGGTGTTCGCCCGGGCCGGCTTCGACGTGGAGGTGCTGCCACCGGAGGCCGCACCCGCACCCGCACCCGCACCCCGCCGCGCCGTCCGCCGCCGGGTGGCCTGAGTTCTCCGCGCGCCGCCCGCCGCCGGGTGGCCCGACTCCGTCCGGGCACCCGGGCCGTCCCACCGCGCCCGGGCAATAGGATGGGCGGTCACGGCGGGAGGGGAGCGGCATGACGCGGACGGGTCGCGACGGCGGGGTGGGGCGGTGACCCCGCGCGGCTGGGCGCTGCTGACCCTGGCCGGGCTGGCGGTGGCGTTGGTCGTCACCGTGGCGCTGCTGGTGCCGTGGAGCCGGCCGCCGGCGCCCCGCGCCGACCAGCTCGCCGCGCTGCGGGCACTCCCGGTCGAGCAGGTGGCCCGCGGCCGGGCGTTCCAGGGCGCGTTGCGGCCGGCCGGCTGGTCCGCGCTCGCGGTCGGGCTGGTGGTGGCGCTGCTGCTCGGGCTCACCCCGCTGGGCGGGCGCCTGGTCGAGCTGGCCGGCCGGCCCTTCGGCGGGCACTGGGTGGCCCAGGCCGTGCTCGGCGGGTTGGGCGTCATGTTCCTCGCCGACCTGCTCACCCTGCCGTTCGCGGCGTGGCGGCGCACCGTGCTGGTCCGCTACGGGCTGAGCACCCAGGACTGGCGTGGCTGGACGGTCGACCTGCTCAAGTCGTACGCGGTCAGCGCGGTCATCGGCGCGCTCGTCCTGCTCGCCTTCTACGCGGTCGTCCGGCTCACCCCCCGGTGGTGGTGGGCGTACGGCGCGGCCGGCGCCGCCGCCTTGGTGGTGATCCTGTCGTTCGTGCTGCCGGTGCTCGTCGAACCGGTGTTCAACCGGTTCACCCCGATGGAGCCGGGTCCGCTGCGCACGGAGCTGACCAGCATGGCCGCCCGGGACGGGGTCCCGGTCCGCGACGTGCTGGTCGCCGACGCGTCCCGACGGACCCGGGCGGTCAACGCCTACGTCTCCGGGCTCGGGCCGACCCGGCGGGTGGTGGTCTACGACACGCTGCTGCGGGAGGCGGAGCCGGCGGAGGTGACCAGCGTGGTCGCCCACGAGCTGGGGCACGCCAAGGACCGCGACGTGTGGACCGGCACGCTCATCGGCGCGCTCGGTGCCGCCGCCGCGGTGGTGGCGCTCTACCTGGTGGGCTCCTGGACGCCGCTGCTGCGGCTGGCCGGCGTCGACTCCATCGTCCAGCCGCGGGCGTTCCCGCTGCTCATCGCGCTGGTCACGGTGGCCGGTCTGGTCGCCACCCCGGTGCAGGCGCTGGTCTCCCGACGGGTGGAGGCCCGGGCCGACGCGCACGCGCTGGCGCTCACCGGCGACCCGGCGACGTTCGAGGCGATGCAGCGCCGGCTGGCCGGGGTGAACCTGGCCGACCCCGACCCGCCGCGCGGGGAGTACCTCTGGTCGGCGTCCCACCCCTCCACCGTGGAGCGGATCGCCGCCGCCCGCGCCTACGCCAGGGAGTCCGGCCGATGAGCCGCACGTTGCTGATCACCAACGACTTCCCGCCGCGCCCCGGCGGCATCCAGTCCTTCGTGCACAACCTCGCGGTGCGCCAGCCGCCCGGCTCGGTGGTGGTCTACGCGTCGAGCTGGCGGGGCGCGGAGAAGTTCGACGCCGACCAGCCGTTCGAGGTGGTCCGGGAACGCACCAAGGTGCTGCTGCCCACGCCGCTGATCGCCCGCCGGGCGGCCCGGCTGGCCCGGGCGTACGACTGCGACACGGTGTGGTTCGGCGCGGCGGCCCCGTTGGGGTTGCTCGCGCCGGGGCTGCGCCGCCGGGCCGGCATCCGCCGGGCGGTGGCGCTGACGCACGGGCACGAGGTCGGTTGGGCCGCGTTGCCCGGCGCCCGGTCGGCGCTGCGGCGCATCGGCCGGGGCGTGGACGTGACGACCTACCTCGGCGAGTACACCCGCTTGCGGCTGGCCCGGGCGTTGGACGGGTTGACCGAGCTGCGCCGCCTCGCGCCCGGCGTCGACGTGGAGACCTACCATCCCGGCGTCGACGGCGAGCGGGTCCGGGCGCGGCTCGGCCTCGCCGACCGGCCGGTGGTGGTGTGCGTGTCGCGGCTGGTGCCGCGCAAGGGGCAGGACGCGCTGATCCGGGCGTTGCCCGGGATCCGTCGCCGGGTGCCGGACGCCGCGCTGCTGGTGGTCGGTGGCGGGCCCTACCGGGCCACGTTGGAGAAGCTGGCCCGGCAGTCCGGGGTGGAGCGGGACGTGGTCTTCACCGGCTCGGTGCCCGCCGCCGAACTGCCCGCGCACTACGCCGCCGGCGACGTCTACGCGATGCCCTGCCGCACCCGCAACCGTGGCCTGGACGTGGAGGGCCTGGGCATCGTCTACCTGGAGGCGAGCGCGACCGGGCTGCCGGTCGTGGCGGGCGACTCCGGCGGCGCGCCGGACGCGGTCCGCGAGGGGGAGACCGGGTACGTGGTCAGCGGGCGGGACACCGCCCAGCTCACCGACCGGGTGGCCACCCTGCTCGCCGACCGTGACCTCGCCCGCCAGCTCGGCGCGGCCGGCCGCGCCTGGGTCGAGCGGGAGTGGCGCTGGGAGACCCAGGCCGAGCGGATGGCCACGCTGCTCGCCGGCTGACCGGCGCCCGGGCGGTTCACCGGCCACCGCCGTCCCGTCTCCGCCTCACCCGTGCGCCGCTTCCCGCCCGGACACGTCGAGCGCGCCGCCCGCCCGCCCCCGAACCGCGTCCCGCCCCGAGGGCGAGGTCGTGGCACGCCGGGCGGACGGCGCGGGCTCGTCGGCGACGACGTGTTAAGCGGGGGCCGCTTCTCTCCTCGACGCGGTGGGCGGGGCCTCCTCCTGACGCTCGGCCGTGTGACGCGACAGCCGTCCCGGCCACCAGACACGCACCCCCAGGTCCAGGGTCAGCGCCGGGATCAGCAGGCTGCGCACCAGGAGCGTGTCGAGCAGGATCCCGACCGCCACGATCACCCCCATCTGCACCGACGGCACCAGCGGCAGCACCAGCAGGGCGCCGAAGGTGGCCGCCAGCACCACCCCGGCGCTGGTGATCACGCCGCCGGTGACAGTCAGCGCCCGCAGCGTCCCGGGCCGGTGCCCGATCGACGCGGTCTCCTCCCGGGCCCGGGTCATCAGGAAGATCGTGTAGTCCACGCCGAGGGCGACCAGGAACAGGAACGCCTGCAACGGCACGCCGACGAACAGCCGTGGGTGGCCCATCGCGTCGAGCAGCAGCCCGGCGGCGCCCATCGCCGCCGCGTACGACAGCACCACGCTCGCCATCAGCAGCAGCGGCGCGACGAGCGCGCGCAGCAGGAGCATCAGGATCACCAGGACCACGGCGAGCACCAGCGGGATGACCACCCGGTTGTCCCGGTCCACGGTGCGTCGCTCGTCGAGCAGCGTCGCGGTGCGCCCGCCGACGAGCGCCTGCGACCCGGGCACCGCGTGCACGGCGGTGCGCAGCCGGCCCACCGTGTCCCGGGCCGCGGCGCTGTCCGGGGCGGCGGCGAGCACCGCGGTGACGCGTACCCAACGACCGTCGGCGGACCGTTGCGGACCGCCCATCTCCGCGACGCCCGGCACCGCGCGGACCGCGCCCGCGACCAGGTCGGCCGTGCCGGCGGCGGCCAGCACCTCGACCGGCGCGGCCGACCCGCCCGGGTAGTGGGCGGCGACCAGCCGCTGACCGGCGACCGAGCCGACCTCGGTGGTGAACGACTCGTCGTCGGGCAGGCCCAGGGTGAGATTGCCGATCCCGAGGGTCAATGCGACCAGGGCGACGGCGGTGCCCACCCAGACCGGCCGCGGCCGGCGACCGACCAGGCCGGCGATCCGCTGCCACACCCCGTGGTCGACGCCGAGGTCGCGCTCGTCCGCGCCGGGCGTGTGGCGTGGCACGAACGGC is a window from the Micromonospora sp. DSM 45708 genome containing:
- a CDS encoding NUDIX hydrolase; translated protein: MIPRARATGRAFGYRLFYRLPVPLRRRLVRMAVPKYIVGAVTLVRDAEATGAGRILLLRQPPGHSWSLPAGLLQRGEPPVVGAARELHEESGIRLSPDRLRPAVPNAVVHAKGWVDVVFEVTVPASRTALKVDGAEVLEAAWHPLDELPRLSRATANLLAYYGIGPRAGEAPPPAPPSA
- a CDS encoding RelA/SpoT family protein; translation: MDVDAGPGAALGGALPTQGELPLTRRLRSLLTWPTADGDPVTTLVRAHRGIHANADASVLRRAYTIAENMHRGQFRKSGEPYITHPFAVAQICADLGMDTTTLVAALLHDTVEDTRYTLQALQEDFGREVAHLVDGVTKFDKAFYGKAAEAETVRKMIVSAGKDVRVLVIKLADRLHNMRTLGVRSAASRERIARKTLEVLVPLCDRLGIQTLKRELDDVVLLHLRPEEHARIARFVHDRPGWHAYLADVVARTRAALRRSRVDADVSPRPRHLYSIWKDTVAGGHTAPYDLPRIAIVVDGPATDCYAALGAVHGLWRPVPGRFKDFIASPKNNLYRSLHTSVCGPQDRTVEVLIRTTEMHRSAEYGVAAHYRFPRAAGRAADRADELAWLRRVLDWEQDTVDPTQFMASLRCDLAEAQIQVVADGRQVVLPAGATPVDLAYELGTERGDHCLAARINGRLAPLSSELEEGDVVEIFTESDAESGFEVDVAPRGPRREWLGFVKSPHAQMQINRWFAEHTEPGISIADKVRLGRASIGLALRKHDRGLASDLPLLRLSEELGYPDLETLLVAVFDRSVEPDAVVEQLIDLVDHRQ
- a CDS encoding DEDD exonuclease domain-containing protein; this encodes MTGTEYVQEALAGLDRSAGSGVDPALPLYATTFVVVDLETTGGAPDGGGITEIGAVKVRGGEELGVLATLVNPGVPIPPFITVLTGITQAMLLPAPPIEQVLPSFLEFLTDAVLVAHNAPYDVGFLKAACAKHGYRWPNPRVLDTAALARRVLTRDEVPNRKLGTLAGYFRTATQPTHRALDDAKATVDVLHGLIGRLGGHRVDTVGEAIEFARAVTPTQRRKRHLAEGLPKVPGVYIFRAADDRPLYVGTSGDIATRVRSYFTAGEKRARISEMLAAAERVEAVECAHSLEAEVRELRLIAAHAPPYNRRSKYPERQVWLKLTDEAYPRLSVVRDLGPTDTAYLGPFRSKQAAELAAAGFHDAVPLRQCTHRLSRRTTMPACALAELGRCPAPCEHRITPEEYEHAAATPFRTATRDDPAVVVDALLARIEVLAAAHRYEEAAVVRGRLAAVLRAAVRMQRLAALTGIAELAAARPAARGGWELALVRHGRLAGAGVSPPGVHPRPTIAAIRATAETVLPGHGPVPAATAEETERILSWLERPETRLVEATAGWASPVAGAGRFRDLLAKAENGGSPQLSTERS
- a CDS encoding NYN domain-containing protein, whose amino-acid sequence is MPLTEPHDDHSSAEEPVVGAPEAGEDPSLPEPEPTLPEPVRQRIVTLTAAVLPGLPGDEVPVPLRRVAKFAPNRRARLGAPAIAAQLTADPLFRQRVTARVLADAGDLGAAVVEGTAPAAADPVEVAALAYLARPRGWRELIEASGEAVRAEADSAVVAELVREAEQRATRAEHDRAVARVEAEKLRDELARVREELGQLREEARQLARTLRETQTRERRAAELLATERGRAARAAADADAELRRARARLAEAEAAAGVARASAKEARSVDDARLWLLLETIGQAAVGLRRELALDPVDTLPADFVADAFADQPGAAPAGVATRARDTDDPARLDQLLALPRAHLVVDGYNVTKRGFGEMSLEQQRKRLITGLGGIAAQTGDEVTVVFDGAERIHGLPPSPRGVRVLFSRKGETADELIRRLVRAEPAGRPVVVVSSDREVADGVRRHGAYPLGADSLLRRLARS
- a CDS encoding M48 family metallopeptidase, which codes for MTPRGWALLTLAGLAVALVVTVALLVPWSRPPAPRADQLAALRALPVEQVARGRAFQGALRPAGWSALAVGLVVALLLGLTPLGGRLVELAGRPFGGHWVAQAVLGGLGVMFLADLLTLPFAAWRRTVLVRYGLSTQDWRGWTVDLLKSYAVSAVIGALVLLAFYAVVRLTPRWWWAYGAAGAAALVVILSFVLPVLVEPVFNRFTPMEPGPLRTELTSMAARDGVPVRDVLVADASRRTRAVNAYVSGLGPTRRVVVYDTLLREAEPAEVTSVVAHELGHAKDRDVWTGTLIGALGAAAAVVALYLVGSWTPLLRLAGVDSIVQPRAFPLLIALVTVAGLVATPVQALVSRRVEARADAHALALTGDPATFEAMQRRLAGVNLADPDPPRGEYLWSASHPSTVERIAAARAYARESGR
- a CDS encoding glycosyltransferase family 4 protein, which translates into the protein MSRTLLITNDFPPRPGGIQSFVHNLAVRQPPGSVVVYASSWRGAEKFDADQPFEVVRERTKVLLPTPLIARRAARLARAYDCDTVWFGAAAPLGLLAPGLRRRAGIRRAVALTHGHEVGWAALPGARSALRRIGRGVDVTTYLGEYTRLRLARALDGLTELRRLAPGVDVETYHPGVDGERVRARLGLADRPVVVCVSRLVPRKGQDALIRALPGIRRRVPDAALLVVGGGPYRATLEKLARQSGVERDVVFTGSVPAAELPAHYAAGDVYAMPCRTRNRGLDVEGLGIVYLEASATGLPVVAGDSGGAPDAVREGETGYVVSGRDTAQLTDRVATLLADRDLARQLGAAGRAWVEREWRWETQAERMATLLAG
- a CDS encoding MMPL family transporter — its product is MSPHRTARLPAGRRGKYAVLVLWLALLAVAGPLALKLGETQDNSTLGALPPGVESSRAAQRAEAAFPESRRQLAVAVYVRDTGLTAADRARVDADRAAFAGYADGGAVSAPVPSADGRALLFSLPVTLDEERRADTVRAMKDRLVDAAPGLRTALTGDAVAESDVWDAFDGMDGALLLATAVTVALLLLVTYRSPVLWLVPLLAVGVANQLAGATVYLLARHAGLAVDFQSQTILTVLVFGVGVDYALLLIARYREELRRHADRHAAMAVALRRSYGAVCASAATVALGLLCLVAADLPATRGLGPVGAVGIVAALLAMTTLLPAVLVVCGRWLFWPFVPRHTPGADERDLGVDHGVWQRIAGLVGRRPRPVWVGTAVALVALTLGIGNLTLGLPDDESFTTEVGSVAGQRLVAAHYPGGSAAPVEVLAAAGTADLVAGAVRAVPGVAEMGGPQRSADGRWVRVTAVLAAAPDSAAARDTVGRLRTAVHAVPGSQALVGGRTATLLDERRTVDRDNRVVIPLVLAVVLVILMLLLRALVAPLLLMASVVLSYAAAMGAAGLLLDAMGHPRLFVGVPLQAFLFLVALGVDYTIFLMTRAREETASIGHRPGTLRALTVTGGVITSAGVVLAATFGALLVLPLVPSVQMGVIVAVGILLDTLLVRSLLIPALTLDLGVRVWWPGRLSRHTAERQEEAPPTASRREAAPA